A portion of the Arachis duranensis cultivar V14167 unplaced genomic scaffold, aradu.V14167.gnm2.J7QH unplaced_Scaffold_86289, whole genome shotgun sequence genome contains these proteins:
- the LOC107472399 gene encoding uncharacterized protein LOC107472399: DGTIIRTPLPVPRTCHYCSARLFHHETFEMCCNGGKVSLPRVNGPQELLEIFLDPSAEGNHFRKHIRGYNHVFSFTSCGVHIDEQLAITGHGIYTFRLTQRSDVHECSLVIRERPANQPQYSLPTASQVAAIIVGDDVETMIRGRDIKVQTHAGSLRRIQEFIRPDDHSTVLQAGRLLQQYVVDNYVKIETGKLRWVRNRQKKLRAELYQGLQDALHTGETNVENVGRKRTILPSSFIGSRRDMTQRYEDGMAIVLKEGKPDIFLTMTCNPSWTEITSELNPVQTPQDRRDLTTRIFRAKFEQLKEDVITKGVLGKVKSYIYVTEFQKRGLPHVHILLILENNDKLIDPEHYDSLVRAEIPSKEVEPHLHDAVLKHMIHGPCGTLDQSSPCMKNGKCKRNYPKEFAAET, encoded by the exons AGGATGGAACAATAATTCGAACTCCACTACCAGTCCCAAGGACATGTCATTACTGTAGCGCACGTCTATTTCACCATGAGACGTTCGAGATGTGCTGTAATGGGGGAAAAGTCTCTCTTCCCCGAGTAAATGGTCCTCAGGAATTGCTTGAAATCTTCTTGGACCCCTCTGCAGAAGGAAACCATTTTAGAAAACATATTCGTGGATACAATCATGTATTTTCCTTCACTTCGTGTGGTGTGCACATAGACGAACAACTGGCTATAACAGGTCATGGTATATATACATTTCGT CTTACACAACGGTCAGATGTGCATGAGTGTAGTTTGGTCATTAGAGAGCGACCTGCTAATCAGCCACAATATAGTCTTCCAACTGCGTCGCAGGTAGCAGCCATAATTGTTGGTGATGACGTTGAAACAATGATTCGTGGGCGAGATATTAAGGTGCAAACTCATGCTGGTAGCCTACGAAGGATTCAGGAATTC ATCCGCCCCGATGATCATTCCACCGTATTGCAAGCAGGACGACTACTACAACAATATGTTGTTGATaactatgtgaaaattgaaaCCGGAAAGTTAAGATGGGTTCGAAATAGACAGAAGAAATTACGGGCTGAATTATACCAAGGTTTACAAGATGCTTTGCACACAGGAGAAACTAATGTAG AAAatgttggaagaaaaagaacaatatTACCATCGTCGTTCATTGGTAGCCGTCGCGACATGACCCAACGATATGAAGATGGAATGGCGATTGTTCTTAAAGAGGGAAAGCCAGATATTTTTCTCACAATGACATGCAATCCATCTTGGACTGAAATAACTTCAGAACTCAACCCAGTTCAAACTCCACAAGATCGTCGAGATCTAACAACAAGAATTTTTCGAGCCAAATTTGAACAGCTGAAAGAGGATGTAATTACTAAGGGTGTCTTGGGAAAGGTGAAGAGCTATATTTATGTCACTGAGTTTCAAAAAAGAGGGTTGCCACATGTACATATATTGCTAATCTTAGAAAACAATGATAAGTTAATTGACCCGGAGCATTATGATAGTTTGGTACGTGCAGAGATACCATCTAAAGAAGTAGAACCACACCTACATGATGCTGTGCTAAAACATATGATTCATGGTCCTTGTGGTACACTTGATCAATCTTCACCCTGCATGAAAAATGGCAAATGTAAACGCAACTACCCAAAAGAGTTCGCAGCAGAAACATGA